One genomic window of Actinoplanes lobatus includes the following:
- a CDS encoding ABC transporter ATP-binding protein, whose amino-acid sequence MRTLLPVASRRDVARAARRLIRVEARAVAGFLAVASLAAVAGLGGPALLGRVIDAVSAGGGTGQVDRLAGAVLLCALAQTLLARYALAAAYRFGERTAARIRETFLRRVLGLPAAVVERVPAGDLAARGSTDVDSVANALRDLLPPIFVGVVQIVFLIVAVVVLDPLLGVVGVIGFSGIWFVTRWFLRRARDAYLTEGEATSRLADELANTTGGARTIEAFGLHARRIAAGDEAIAETRRTRLFTLGLRSVFFPLAESSYAIPAVLVLTLGGLMHIDGRVSIGTVAAAVLYLRQLVGPLDGILIFLDQLQAGAASFARIEGLGSVPAPPPPDERAPDSEQIEVDDVRYAYDQGRDVLHDVALTVRPGERLAVVGLSGAGKSTLGRLIAGVDRPTSGTVTVGGVPIADLPPDELRRHVVLVTQEHHVFQDTLRANLMVAAPDERLREALRTVGADWADDLDRDLGEHPLDGAQAQQLALARVVLADPHTVILDEATALLDPTAARTAERALAAVLHERTVIAIAHRLQTAHDADRVAVMDDGRIIELGRHDDLVAADGPYAALWRSWHGGGRRIPR is encoded by the coding sequence ATGAGAACCCTGCTCCCGGTCGCCTCCCGGCGTGACGTGGCCCGCGCCGCCCGGCGCCTGATCCGGGTGGAGGCCAGGGCCGTCGCCGGGTTCCTCGCCGTCGCCTCGCTGGCCGCGGTGGCCGGTCTCGGCGGGCCGGCGCTGCTGGGCCGGGTCATCGACGCGGTGTCCGCGGGCGGCGGCACCGGTCAGGTGGACCGGCTGGCCGGCGCCGTGCTCCTGTGCGCCCTCGCCCAGACCCTGCTCGCCCGGTACGCGCTGGCCGCCGCCTACCGGTTCGGGGAGCGCACCGCCGCCCGGATCCGGGAGACGTTCCTGCGGCGGGTGCTCGGCCTGCCCGCCGCCGTGGTCGAACGGGTGCCCGCCGGTGACCTCGCGGCCCGCGGCAGCACCGATGTGGACAGTGTGGCCAACGCGCTGCGTGACCTGCTGCCGCCGATCTTCGTGGGCGTCGTCCAGATCGTCTTCCTGATCGTGGCGGTGGTGGTGCTCGACCCGCTGCTCGGCGTGGTCGGGGTGATCGGGTTCTCCGGGATCTGGTTCGTGACGCGGTGGTTCCTGCGACGGGCCCGCGACGCGTACCTCACCGAGGGCGAGGCCACCTCCCGGCTCGCCGACGAACTCGCCAACACCACCGGCGGCGCCCGCACCATCGAGGCGTTCGGCCTGCACGCGCGGCGGATCGCGGCCGGCGACGAGGCGATCGCCGAGACCCGGCGCACGAGACTGTTCACACTCGGGCTGCGCAGCGTGTTCTTCCCGCTGGCCGAGTCGTCCTACGCGATCCCGGCGGTCCTCGTCCTCACCCTCGGTGGGCTGATGCACATCGACGGCCGGGTCAGCATCGGCACCGTGGCCGCGGCCGTGCTCTACCTGCGGCAACTGGTCGGCCCGCTGGACGGCATCCTGATCTTTCTCGACCAGTTGCAGGCCGGCGCCGCGTCCTTCGCCCGCATCGAGGGCCTCGGCTCCGTCCCGGCGCCGCCCCCGCCGGACGAGCGGGCGCCCGACAGCGAGCAGATCGAGGTCGACGACGTTCGGTACGCGTACGACCAGGGCCGTGACGTGCTGCACGACGTCGCCCTGACCGTCCGCCCCGGCGAACGGCTCGCCGTCGTCGGCCTCTCCGGCGCCGGCAAGTCCACCCTGGGCCGCCTCATCGCCGGCGTCGACCGGCCCACCTCCGGGACCGTCACGGTCGGCGGCGTGCCGATCGCCGACCTGCCACCGGACGAACTGCGCCGCCACGTCGTCCTGGTCACCCAGGAACACCACGTCTTCCAGGACACGCTGCGCGCCAACCTGATGGTCGCCGCCCCCGACGAACGGCTGCGCGAGGCCCTGCGCACGGTCGGCGCCGACTGGGCCGACGACCTCGACCGCGACCTCGGCGAACACCCCCTCGACGGGGCTCAGGCCCAGCAGCTGGCGCTGGCCCGGGTGGTGCTCGCCGACCCGCACACGGTCATCCTCGACGAGGCCACCGCGCTGCTCGACCCGACCGCGGCCCGGACCGCCGAACGCGCCCTGGCCGCCGTCCTGCACGAACGGACCGTCATCGCGATCGCCCACCGCCTCCAGACCGCCCACGACGCCGACCGGGTCGCCGTCATGGACGACGGCCGCATCATCGAACTGGGCCGCCACGACGACCTGGTCGCCGCCGACGGCCCCTATGCCGCCCTGTGGCGCTCCTGGCACGGCGGAGGCCGAAGAATACCCCGCTAA
- a CDS encoding bifunctional aldolase/short-chain dehydrogenase, protein MTNPVVSELIARSNRLGADPRTTNYAGGNTSAKGADIDPVTGVSVDLVWVKGSGGDLGTLTEKGLAVLRLDRLRALTGVYPGIDREDEMVAAFDYCLHGKGGAAPSIDTAMHGLVDAPHVDHLHPDAGIAIATAADGPALTKEIFGDRVLWVDWRRPGFQLGLDIAAAHQANPQAIGVILGGHGITAWGATSDECEANSQEIINTAAAYIAEHGRSAPFGATVHQPRQADVRRERAAALFPVIRGLASTDRPQVGHFTDSDVVLDFVGSERLAELAALGTSCPDHFLRTKVKPLVVDTAPDAPLDEVIARLRELHEAYRADYRAYYERHATGESPAIRGADPAIVLVPGVGMFSFGANKQTARVAGEFYVNAINVMRGAESVSRYAPIDEAEKFRIEYWALEEAKLQRMPKPKPLATRIALVTGAGSGIGRAIALRLAAEGACVVVSDRDTGAAAEVAAEIGGPDVAVAVSLDVTDEVGVANAVQEAVLAFGGVDLVVNNAGLSLSKSLLDTTARDWDLQHDVMAKGSFLVSRETARVLIAQGMGGDIIYISSKNSIFAGPNNVAYGAAKADQAHQVRLLAAELGPHGIRVNGINPDGVVRGSGIFAGGWGADRAAVYGVPEEKLGEFYAQRTLLKREVLPEHIAGAVFAITGGDLTHTTGLHIPVDAGVAAAFLR, encoded by the coding sequence ATGACCAACCCCGTAGTCTCCGAGCTCATCGCCCGCTCGAACCGCCTCGGTGCGGATCCGCGGACCACCAACTACGCCGGTGGCAACACGTCCGCCAAGGGTGCCGACATCGACCCGGTCACCGGCGTTTCGGTCGACCTGGTGTGGGTGAAGGGCTCCGGCGGCGACCTCGGCACGCTGACCGAGAAGGGCCTGGCCGTCCTGCGCCTCGACCGGCTGCGTGCGCTCACCGGCGTCTACCCGGGCATCGACCGTGAGGACGAGATGGTCGCCGCCTTCGACTACTGCCTGCACGGTAAGGGCGGGGCCGCGCCCAGCATCGACACCGCCATGCACGGCCTGGTCGACGCCCCGCACGTGGACCACCTGCACCCGGACGCCGGCATCGCGATCGCCACCGCCGCCGACGGCCCGGCGCTCACCAAGGAGATCTTCGGTGATCGCGTCCTCTGGGTGGACTGGCGCCGGCCCGGCTTCCAGCTCGGCCTGGACATCGCCGCCGCCCACCAGGCGAACCCGCAGGCCATCGGCGTCATCCTGGGCGGGCACGGGATCACCGCCTGGGGCGCGACGAGCGACGAGTGCGAGGCCAACTCGCAGGAGATCATCAACACCGCCGCGGCCTACATCGCGGAGCACGGCCGCAGCGCGCCCTTCGGCGCGACGGTTCATCAACCCCGTCAAGCGGATGTACGCCGTGAGCGCGCCGCCGCACTGTTCCCGGTGATCCGGGGTCTCGCCTCCACCGACCGCCCCCAGGTCGGGCACTTCACCGACAGCGACGTGGTGCTGGACTTCGTGGGCTCCGAGCGCCTGGCCGAGCTGGCCGCCCTCGGCACCTCCTGCCCCGACCACTTCCTGCGCACCAAGGTGAAGCCGCTGGTCGTGGACACCGCGCCGGATGCGCCGCTGGACGAGGTGATCGCCCGCCTGAGGGAGCTGCACGAGGCGTACCGGGCGGACTACCGCGCCTACTACGAGCGGCACGCCACCGGCGAGAGCCCGGCGATCCGTGGCGCCGACCCGGCGATCGTGCTGGTCCCGGGCGTGGGCATGTTCTCCTTCGGAGCGAACAAGCAGACCGCCCGGGTGGCCGGCGAGTTCTACGTCAACGCGATCAACGTGATGCGCGGCGCCGAGTCGGTGTCAAGGTACGCGCCGATCGACGAGGCCGAGAAGTTCCGGATCGAGTACTGGGCGCTGGAGGAGGCCAAGCTCCAGCGGATGCCGAAGCCGAAGCCGCTGGCCACCCGGATCGCGCTGGTCACCGGTGCGGGTTCGGGCATCGGCCGGGCGATCGCGCTGCGTCTCGCGGCCGAGGGCGCCTGCGTGGTGGTCAGTGACCGGGACACCGGGGCCGCCGCCGAAGTGGCCGCCGAGATCGGTGGGCCGGACGTGGCCGTCGCGGTGAGCCTGGACGTCACCGATGAGGTCGGCGTCGCGAACGCCGTACAGGAAGCGGTCCTGGCCTTCGGTGGGGTTGATCTCGTGGTCAACAACGCGGGACTGTCGCTGTCGAAGTCGCTGCTGGACACCACGGCCCGCGACTGGGATCTCCAGCACGACGTGATGGCGAAGGGCTCGTTCCTGGTGTCGCGGGAGACCGCACGGGTGCTGATCGCGCAGGGCATGGGCGGCGACATCATCTACATCTCCAGCAAGAACTCGATCTTCGCGGGACCCAACAACGTGGCGTACGGTGCGGCCAAGGCCGACCAGGCGCACCAGGTCCGGCTGCTGGCGGCCGAGCTGGGCCCGCACGGCATCCGGGTCAACGGCATCAACCCGGACGGGGTGGTCCGCGGCTCCGGCATCTTCGCCGGTGGCTGGGGCGCCGACCGGGCCGCCGTCTACGGGGTGCCGGAGGAGAAGCTCGGCGAGTTCTACGCGCAGCGGACCCTGCTCAAGCGTGAGGTGCTGCCCGAGCACATCGCCGGCGCGGTCTTCGCGATCACCGGCGGCGACCTGACCCACACCACCGGCCTGCACATCCCCGTCGACGCGGGTGTCGCCGCGGCCTTCCTCCGATGA
- a CDS encoding rhamnulokinase has protein sequence MTSAFAAVDLGASSGRVVVGRFGDGGLGLDVVHRFPNEPVRVGDTLHWDILSLYRGVLDGLRAAGPVRSIGIDSWAVDYGLLDADGALLGNPVHYRDGRTDGVAERVRELYDVCGLQRLPFNTVYQLLAAEPTVQYGMARRFLLIPDLLAYWLTGEIGAEYTNASTTGLLDVRTRDWALDLIGELGLRAELLPPVRHPGSTIGYFEGTPVVAVGSHDTASAVVAVPASGTDFAYISCGTWSLVGLELDQPVLSPESRQANFTNEGGVDGTIRYLRNVMGLWPLQECLREWDSPGLPELLRAAAAEPGLAHVVDLDDPLFLPPGDMAGRLRKAAGLPADASRATIVRCILDSLALAQRRALRQAQELADRSVSVVHLVGGGALNELLCQLTADACGLPVLAGPVEATAIGNLLVQARAAGVVEGGPDAMRALVRETQRIVRYSPGGSEKDWDAAAARVGR, from the coding sequence ATGACCTCGGCTTTCGCGGCTGTCGATCTCGGCGCGTCCTCCGGGCGCGTCGTGGTCGGCCGCTTCGGGGACGGCGGCCTCGGCCTCGACGTGGTGCACCGGTTCCCGAACGAGCCGGTGCGCGTCGGCGACACGCTGCACTGGGACATCCTGTCGCTGTACCGCGGAGTGCTCGACGGCCTGAGAGCCGCCGGGCCGGTGCGGAGCATCGGCATCGACTCGTGGGCCGTCGACTACGGGCTGCTCGACGCCGACGGGGCGCTGCTCGGCAACCCGGTCCACTACCGGGACGGCCGCACCGACGGCGTCGCCGAGCGGGTCCGGGAACTGTACGACGTCTGCGGGCTGCAACGACTGCCGTTCAACACGGTCTACCAGCTGCTCGCGGCGGAACCGACCGTGCAGTACGGGATGGCCCGCCGGTTCCTGCTGATCCCCGACCTGCTGGCCTACTGGCTGACCGGGGAGATCGGCGCGGAGTACACCAACGCCTCCACGACCGGGCTGCTCGATGTGCGTACCCGGGACTGGGCCCTTGATCTGATCGGTGAGCTGGGGTTGCGCGCCGAGCTGTTGCCGCCGGTGCGGCATCCCGGGTCGACCATCGGGTATTTCGAGGGCACGCCGGTGGTGGCGGTCGGATCGCACGACACGGCCAGCGCGGTGGTGGCCGTGCCCGCCTCCGGGACCGATTTCGCGTACATCTCCTGTGGCACCTGGTCGCTGGTCGGTCTGGAGCTGGACCAGCCGGTGCTGAGCCCGGAGTCGCGGCAGGCGAACTTCACCAACGAGGGCGGCGTCGACGGGACGATCCGCTACCTCCGCAACGTCATGGGGTTGTGGCCCCTCCAGGAGTGCCTCCGCGAATGGGACTCACCCGGCCTGCCCGAACTGCTGCGGGCGGCGGCCGCCGAACCGGGCCTCGCCCACGTGGTCGACCTCGACGATCCGCTGTTCCTGCCGCCCGGCGACATGGCGGGCCGGTTGCGCAAGGCGGCCGGGCTCCCGGCCGACGCGAGCCGGGCGACGATCGTGCGCTGCATCCTGGACAGCCTGGCGCTCGCGCAACGGCGCGCGCTGCGCCAGGCCCAGGAGCTGGCCGACCGGTCCGTCTCGGTGGTGCACCTGGTCGGCGGCGGCGCGCTCAACGAGCTGCTCTGCCAGTTGACCGCGGACGCCTGCGGGCTGCCGGTGCTGGCCGGGCCGGTCGAGGCCACCGCCATCGGCAACCTGCTGGTGCAGGCCCGCGCCGCGGGTGTGGTCGAGGGCGGACCGGATGCGATGCGGGCACTGGTGCGCGAGACTCAACGCATCGTGCGCTACTCGCCGGGCGGCTCCGAGAAGGACTGGGACGCCGCGGCCGCACGAGTGGGGAGGTGA
- a CDS encoding (Fe-S)-binding protein, translating to MRIAFFATCLADTLFPEAAKATVRLLERLGHEVVFPFEQTCCGQMHINTGYQKEALPLVKRYAQTFDPYEVIVVPSGSCAGSIRHQHAMVASSYGDAGLAARSASVAARTYELSELLIDVLKVEDVGAYYPHRVTYHPTCHSLRMIRVGDKPLRLLRQVRGLDLVELPAAEQCCGFGGTFALKNAETSTAMLADKMTNIVSTGADVCTAGDTSCLMHIGGGLSRLRTGVRTVHLAEILASTESS from the coding sequence GTGCGGATCGCGTTCTTCGCCACCTGCCTGGCCGACACCCTCTTCCCGGAGGCGGCCAAGGCCACGGTGCGGCTGCTCGAACGGCTCGGGCACGAGGTGGTGTTCCCGTTCGAACAGACCTGCTGCGGGCAGATGCACATCAACACCGGCTATCAGAAGGAAGCGTTGCCGCTGGTCAAGCGATATGCGCAAACCTTTGATCCGTACGAGGTGATCGTCGTTCCGTCGGGATCCTGCGCCGGGTCGATCCGTCACCAGCACGCCATGGTCGCGTCGTCCTACGGCGACGCCGGGCTCGCCGCCCGCAGCGCGTCCGTGGCGGCCCGCACCTACGAGCTGTCCGAGCTGCTCATCGACGTGCTGAAGGTCGAGGACGTGGGGGCCTACTACCCGCACCGGGTCACCTACCACCCGACCTGCCACTCGCTGCGGATGATCCGGGTCGGCGACAAGCCGCTGCGACTGCTGCGGCAGGTCCGCGGACTCGACCTGGTGGAACTGCCCGCGGCGGAGCAGTGCTGCGGGTTCGGTGGCACGTTCGCGCTCAAGAACGCGGAGACGTCCACCGCCATGCTCGCCGACAAGATGACCAACATCGTGTCCACCGGGGCGGACGTGTGCACGGCCGGCGACACCTCCTGCCTCATGCACATCGGCGGTGGGCTGTCCCGTCTGCGTACCGGGGTGCGGACCGTCCACCTCGCCGAGATCCTGGCCTCGACGGAGTCCTCATGA
- a CDS encoding LutB/LldF family L-lactate oxidation iron-sulfur protein has translation MTTFLGMPATAPRGVGHLRGDQPFPRAAHDALDNSQLRRNLRHATTTIRGKSGRVIAELPDWQRLRDAGSAIKADVMSRLPSLLVELESRVIEAGGVVHWAADANEANEIVTGLVRRTGSERVIKVKSMATQEIGLNEALEDAGITPVETDLAELIVQLGDDKPSHILVPAIHRNRSEIREIFLRAMPGVDPALTDDPPVLAAAARRYLRETFLSTSVAVSGANFAIAETGTLGVVESEGNGRMCLTLPDTLITVMGIEKVLPTWRDLEVFLQLLPRASTGERMNPYTTMWTGVTPGDGPQNFHLVLLDNGRSAVLADTVGRQALHCIRCSACLNVCPVYERTGGHAYGSVYPGPIGAVLSPQLTGIEDNASLPYASSLCGACFDACPVKIDIPSMLVHLRNKAPHSPAERAAMAAAAYTMSRPRLYASAQRAAKMARIVGRRGRGLPPPLSGWTAGRDLPEFPEQTFRDWWARR, from the coding sequence ATGACCACCTTTCTCGGAATGCCGGCCACCGCTCCGCGCGGCGTCGGGCACCTCCGCGGTGACCAGCCGTTCCCCCGTGCCGCACACGACGCCCTCGACAACTCGCAGCTGCGGCGCAACCTGCGGCACGCCACCACCACGATCCGCGGCAAGTCCGGCCGGGTGATCGCCGAACTGCCGGACTGGCAGCGGCTGCGCGACGCCGGATCGGCGATCAAGGCCGACGTGATGTCCCGCCTCCCCTCGTTATTGGTGGAACTCGAGTCCCGCGTCATCGAGGCGGGCGGCGTCGTGCACTGGGCCGCCGACGCCAACGAGGCCAACGAGATCGTCACCGGCCTGGTCCGGCGGACCGGCTCCGAGCGGGTCATCAAGGTCAAATCGATGGCCACCCAGGAGATCGGGCTCAACGAGGCCCTGGAAGACGCCGGGATCACGCCGGTCGAGACCGACCTCGCCGAACTCATCGTGCAGCTCGGCGACGACAAACCCAGCCACATCCTCGTTCCGGCCATCCACCGGAACCGGTCCGAGATCCGGGAGATCTTCCTGCGGGCCATGCCCGGGGTCGACCCCGCGCTGACCGACGACCCACCGGTGCTGGCCGCGGCGGCACGGCGCTACCTGCGGGAGACGTTCCTGTCCACATCCGTGGCGGTCAGCGGGGCCAACTTCGCCATCGCCGAGACCGGCACCCTCGGGGTGGTCGAATCCGAGGGCAACGGGCGGATGTGCCTCACCCTGCCCGACACCCTGATCACCGTGATGGGCATCGAGAAGGTGCTGCCCACCTGGCGTGACCTGGAAGTCTTCCTGCAACTGCTGCCGCGGGCGTCGACCGGGGAGCGGATGAACCCGTACACCACGATGTGGACCGGCGTCACCCCCGGCGACGGTCCGCAGAACTTCCACCTGGTGCTGCTCGACAACGGGCGCAGCGCGGTCCTCGCCGACACCGTGGGGCGGCAGGCACTGCACTGCATCCGCTGCTCGGCCTGCCTCAACGTGTGCCCGGTCTACGAGCGGACCGGCGGGCACGCGTACGGGTCGGTCTACCCGGGGCCGATCGGGGCGGTGCTGTCGCCGCAGCTCACCGGCATCGAGGACAACGCCTCCCTGCCGTACGCGTCGTCGCTCTGCGGGGCCTGCTTCGACGCCTGCCCGGTCAAGATCGATATTCCGTCGATGCTGGTGCACCTGCGCAACAAGGCGCCGCACTCGCCGGCCGAGAGGGCGGCCATGGCGGCCGCCGCCTACACCATGAGCCGGCCACGCCTCTATGCGTCGGCTCAGCGGGCGGCCAAGATGGCCCGGATCGTGGGACGGCGCGGGCGAGGACTGCCGCCGCCGCTGTCCGGTTGGACGGCCGGGCGCGACCTCCCCGAATTCCCGGAACAGACCTTCCGCGATTGGTGGGCCCGGCGATGA
- a CDS encoding LutC/YkgG family protein, with protein MSSSRELILDRIRAALRDAPVAGEVPREYRPAGTGTADLDVLIDRLADYKAEVHRVSAGEVAATAARLAGVGGAVLVPPGLPLQWRPEGAFADDGLAPDRIASAGAVLTAAAVAVAETGTIVLDASPDQGRRIITLLPDVHVCVLRPDQVVASVPDAIARLDPRRPLTWISGPSATSDIELNRVEGVHGPRHLHVLILDS; from the coding sequence ATGAGTTCCTCCCGGGAGTTGATTCTGGACCGGATCCGGGCCGCCCTGCGGGACGCGCCCGTCGCCGGTGAGGTGCCGCGGGAGTACCGGCCCGCCGGGACCGGCACCGCGGACCTCGACGTGCTGATCGACCGGCTGGCCGACTACAAGGCCGAGGTCCACCGGGTCAGCGCCGGCGAGGTGGCGGCCACCGCCGCGCGCCTCGCCGGGGTTGGGGGCGCGGTGCTCGTACCCCCTGGTCTGCCTCTGCAATGGCGCCCGGAGGGTGCCTTCGCCGACGACGGCCTCGCGCCGGACCGCATCGCCTCGGCCGGCGCCGTGCTCACCGCGGCGGCCGTCGCCGTCGCCGAGACCGGAACCATCGTCCTGGACGCCTCACCCGACCAGGGACGGCGCATCATCACCCTGCTGCCGGACGTGCACGTCTGCGTGCTCCGCCCGGACCAGGTGGTCGCCTCGGTGCCGGACGCGATCGCCCGCCTCGACCCGCGCCGCCCCCTGACCTGGATCAGCGGCCCCTCGGCGACCAGCGACATCGAACTGAACCGGGTCGAAGGCGTCCACGGCCCCCGCCACCTGCACGTCCTCATCCTCGACTCCTGA
- a CDS encoding response regulator, with translation MTSVLVVDDDPTLLRLVETVLRSAGLEVASRDTGEAALRAAHAHLPDCAVLGTGPGHTAGAMSAGRLCRAIRADRCTADIPILLLTEQGHALDAAAAFDAGADDFLARPFTAQDLLSRIETLAIGTGRGEIRSRG, from the coding sequence GTGACTTCCGTCCTCGTGGTCGACGACGATCCGACCCTGCTGCGCCTCGTCGAGACGGTGCTCCGATCGGCGGGCCTGGAGGTGGCGTCCCGCGACACCGGCGAGGCCGCCCTGCGCGCGGCCCACGCCCACCTGCCCGACTGCGCCGTCCTCGGCACGGGCCCCGGCCACACCGCCGGGGCCATGTCCGCCGGCCGGTTGTGCCGCGCCATCCGCGCCGACCGGTGCACCGCCGACATCCCGATCCTGCTGCTCACCGAACAGGGCCACGCACTGGACGCCGCGGCGGCCTTCGACGCGGGCGCCGACGACTTCCTGGCCAGGCCCTTCACCGCCCAGGACCTCCTGTCCCGCATCGAGACCCTCGCCATCGGCACCGGCCGCGGCGAGATCAGGAGTCGAGGATGA
- a CDS encoding Hpt domain-containing protein: protein MSASGWTMGRLLRSGIAVALAAVALVGVTGFLRNDEILQAQTAVLRSEQVLGRIGELRAVVQAEPVAEDALRLRVAELGEVAGADPVYQRLLPLVGAPGPDVAGMRAAVEEMRRHEQARLDRGLRELGAVSRTNRWLIVWVSVAAALVVLIGGRLLVWRCGRTAGEIAAAARRARPAPVDGPRELAELATAWNESLAAGAAARAAARTEATAAHAAGSAFVDAMRQEIRTPMTALTGMTGLLLETSLDTRQRALAETAHASGSALLTAVGDRLDLAAAEAGDLVLERRPFALRDCVRRALEPVAAEAAAKGLHLDGRLAPGCPEWAGGDERWVRRILTALLRQAVAGTGHGDVTVTVSEAGGAIRFAVADTGLGVPAERHNDAGVLLAGRLAEAMGGGITTENRPGEGATVTVTVRLDEVEQPERCGDAYADVEPGPSDSEPDMIRARAEVIAGPEAGAPERRRLAGILHRFADRLPGVLDRMDRAVADGDTRNLARLAHGLKASAATLGANRFAALCADLEDRVHHAHGDPAPVLRDLHERAREVGDSMESVSRRLTREPNVMNGPGTRRS, encoded by the coding sequence GTGTCGGCGTCCGGCTGGACGATGGGCCGCCTGCTCCGGTCGGGGATCGCGGTCGCGCTGGCGGCGGTCGCGCTGGTGGGGGTCACCGGGTTTCTGCGTAACGACGAGATCCTCCAGGCGCAGACGGCGGTGCTGCGTTCCGAGCAGGTGCTCGGCCGGATCGGGGAGCTGCGGGCGGTCGTTCAGGCGGAGCCGGTCGCGGAGGACGCGTTACGGCTGCGCGTCGCCGAACTGGGTGAGGTGGCCGGCGCCGATCCGGTGTACCAGCGGTTGTTGCCGCTGGTGGGTGCGCCGGGGCCGGACGTGGCGGGGATGCGGGCCGCCGTCGAGGAGATGCGGCGGCACGAACAGGCGCGGCTCGACCGCGGCCTGCGGGAGCTGGGCGCCGTCTCGCGTACCAACCGGTGGCTGATCGTCTGGGTGTCGGTGGCGGCGGCGCTCGTGGTCCTGATCGGGGGCCGCCTGCTGGTGTGGCGCTGCGGCCGGACCGCCGGGGAGATCGCCGCCGCCGCGCGCCGGGCCCGGCCCGCGCCCGTGGACGGTCCCCGGGAGCTGGCCGAGCTGGCCACCGCCTGGAACGAGTCGCTGGCCGCCGGCGCGGCGGCCCGTGCGGCGGCCCGGACGGAGGCGACCGCGGCGCACGCGGCCGGGTCGGCGTTCGTGGACGCGATGCGGCAGGAGATCCGTACGCCGATGACCGCCCTCACCGGCATGACCGGCCTGCTGCTGGAGACGTCCCTGGACACCCGGCAGCGGGCGCTGGCCGAGACCGCGCACGCCAGCGGGTCGGCGCTGCTCACCGCGGTCGGCGACCGGCTCGACCTGGCCGCGGCCGAGGCCGGTGACCTGGTTCTGGAGCGGCGGCCGTTCGCACTGCGCGACTGTGTCCGGCGGGCGCTGGAGCCGGTCGCCGCCGAGGCCGCGGCGAAGGGCCTGCACCTGGACGGTCGTCTCGCGCCGGGCTGCCCGGAGTGGGCCGGCGGTGACGAGCGGTGGGTACGCCGGATCCTGACGGCGCTGCTGCGCCAGGCCGTCGCCGGGACCGGGCACGGCGACGTCACGGTCACCGTGTCGGAGGCCGGGGGCGCCATCCGGTTCGCGGTGGCCGACACCGGGCTGGGCGTGCCGGCCGAGCGGCACAACGATGCCGGGGTGCTGCTGGCGGGGCGGCTGGCCGAGGCGATGGGCGGCGGGATCACCACGGAGAACCGCCCGGGGGAGGGTGCCACGGTCACCGTCACGGTTCGGCTGGACGAGGTGGAGCAGCCGGAGCGGTGCGGGGACGCGTACGCCGATGTGGAACCCGGACCGAGCGACAGCGAGCCGGACATGATCCGTGCCCGCGCCGAGGTGATCGCCGGGCCGGAGGCCGGGGCGCCGGAACGCCGCCGCCTCGCCGGGATCCTGCACCGTTTCGCCGACCGCCTGCCCGGTGTGCTCGACCGGATGGACCGGGCGGTGGCCGACGGCGACACCCGCAACCTGGCCCGGCTGGCGCACGGCCTCAAGGCGTCGGCGGCCACCCTGGGCGCCAACCGGTTCGCGGCGCTCTGCGCGGACCTGGAGGATCGCGTCCACCACGCGCACGGCGACCCGGCGCCGGTGCTGCGGGACCTGCACGAGCGGGCGCGCGAGGTGGGCGACAGCATGGAGTCGGTCTCCCGGCGGCTCACCCGCGAGCCGAACGTCATGAATGGCCCGGGCACCCGGCGATCGTGA